The following are encoded together in the Humulus lupulus chromosome 5, drHumLupu1.1, whole genome shotgun sequence genome:
- the LOC133779236 gene encoding uncharacterized protein LOC133779236 has product MSPYWLVYGKPCHLPVELEHKAWWVVKKCNMDMVAVGQQRMLQLHELEEIHNEAYESRRIYKEKTKAFHDKHILRKSFVEGQKVLMYHSCHKLFPGKLKSRWLDPFTITKVFPHGVVEVVSPSTGKSFQVNGQRLKPYYESMGNKLL; this is encoded by the coding sequence ATGTCACCGTATTGGTTGGTGTATGGGAAGCCTTGCCATCTACCGGTAGAGCTAGAGCATAAGGCTTGGTGGGTTGTGAAGAAGTGCAACATGGACATGGTTGCTGTAGGACAACAAAGAATGCTTCAATTGCATGAGCTAGAAGAAATACacaatgaagcatatgagagcAGGAGAATCTACAAGGAGAAAACTAAAGCTTTTCATGATAAACATATTCTTCGAAAGAGTTTTGTGGAAGGTCAGAAAGTTCTCATGTATCACTCTTGCCATAAACTTTTTCCTGGGAAGTTGAAGTCTCGATGGTTAGATCCGTTCACTATCACCAAGGTTTTTCCTCATGGAGTGGTCGAAGTTGTAAGTCCAAGTACCGGAAAGTCATTCcaggtgaatggtcagagattaAAGCCATATTACGAATCAATGGGGAACAAGCTGTTGTGA